One segment of Anatilimnocola aggregata DNA contains the following:
- a CDS encoding MMPL family transporter, whose amino-acid sequence MNAERNPPGETSLLSRPLELLTAWSLKAPAWVVAAAVGLTLVSLLVTCNGLEFKTSRLDLLNAKSAYNQRWLAYLDEFGDRDDAVVVVQSADPQLLRKVLDDVSEQLRMRGKLFQSVMDRQNLSLLRGKALHYLPDQELNQLQHHTEQARRLLPRDAKHADPGLMLAQLNDTLEKVRAASPEAQQQLQARYGEVANALMLSLNPEQMQQKPPDWSQLNDKFDSKYLLSEHGHMGFVLCKLKIDESELARGSQAIAALRQMLVDTRSRYPEAWIGLTGMPIIEFDEMQSSQADMLWTGILSMVFVSILFIAGYGGLRHALMACVVLQLGMAWSFGFVTLAIGHLNILSSAFGVVVIGQGIDFSIHYVASYLKLRRLGHNTATALIYTARDVGPGVFTGAISTAAAFFAAGLTEFTGIAELGIIGGAGILLCVLATAIVLPSLIYLVDHSRENLPLPIILPAASWVRPLTRHPSLTIASTLAITLVLTAGVAWVRYDHNLLNLQPAHLESSEIERELFSQLDDSVWFAVSMCDSKEELAQRKAAFEKLPQVAKTEEIGSLLPRSTARKQQQIAQIHDLLVDLPQRPLPVTIQAGRLKHEVVRARQLLERDTPYDTPLQRQFEALAQQMNYQSDEQLAARLTMTSAALATNALAPLRALREFSDPSPPVLNDLPTELTDRYIGKSQRYLIKVYARGNIWDLDRLSKFVEQVESVDPHVTGHPVQTFYASQHMQQSYIYSGCYALIAVFVLLMLDFRNLWHSLLAMTPLGLGFVQMCGLIGWFNIPFNPANMIGLPLIIGIGLDEGSHLVHEMRRQRGRFKLEDSTVIAVILTSVTTMAGFGTLILSRHQGLRSMGQLLTLGVGLCLACTVLFLPSLLTILTRDRKPEHEEDEEEAIAQSLPTEELHAVPMQVASQSVVVPVFAEPAAAEPTYEDHVVDEEDEFAPDEYESTATNTFAPIELPVAESPALEPASPEPQVSYYRFELPVAPVPRRHDDILTLEMLRERLLNPQQPADVVDQAATPLPPTSSETTRIDPPTAEFSPLVFGPVTTLVPRRRALPRRVEPVENGPVESQSDQVN is encoded by the coding sequence ATGAACGCGGAACGGAATCCGCCCGGAGAGACTTCGCTTCTCTCGCGACCGCTTGAACTGTTGACCGCCTGGTCGCTCAAGGCCCCGGCCTGGGTTGTGGCTGCCGCCGTAGGTCTGACGCTGGTCTCGCTGCTGGTCACCTGCAATGGACTGGAGTTCAAGACCAGCCGCCTCGATTTGCTGAACGCTAAGAGCGCGTATAACCAGCGCTGGCTGGCCTATCTCGATGAATTCGGCGACCGGGACGATGCGGTGGTCGTCGTCCAAAGTGCCGATCCGCAGTTGCTGCGCAAAGTGCTTGACGACGTATCCGAACAACTTCGGATGCGCGGCAAGTTGTTTCAATCGGTCATGGACCGGCAGAATTTGTCTTTGCTCCGCGGCAAGGCACTCCACTATCTGCCCGATCAAGAACTGAATCAGCTGCAGCATCATACCGAGCAGGCTCGCCGGCTGTTGCCCCGCGATGCTAAGCACGCTGATCCCGGTCTCATGCTCGCCCAGCTTAACGACACCTTAGAGAAAGTTCGCGCGGCCAGCCCCGAGGCGCAACAGCAGTTGCAAGCACGTTACGGCGAAGTTGCCAACGCGCTGATGCTCTCGCTAAACCCCGAACAGATGCAGCAAAAGCCGCCGGATTGGTCGCAGCTGAACGACAAGTTCGACAGCAAGTATTTGCTCAGCGAGCACGGGCACATGGGCTTTGTGCTCTGCAAGTTAAAGATTGACGAAAGTGAGTTGGCCCGTGGCAGCCAGGCCATCGCGGCGCTGCGGCAGATGCTCGTCGACACTCGCTCGCGCTACCCCGAAGCCTGGATCGGACTAACCGGCATGCCGATCATCGAGTTCGATGAAATGCAGTCGAGCCAGGCCGATATGCTGTGGACTGGCATTCTCAGCATGGTCTTTGTTTCGATCTTGTTCATTGCCGGCTACGGCGGCCTGCGTCACGCGCTGATGGCGTGCGTTGTGCTGCAACTGGGCATGGCCTGGTCGTTCGGCTTCGTCACGCTGGCCATTGGCCATCTCAACATTCTCAGTTCAGCATTTGGCGTGGTGGTGATCGGCCAGGGGATCGATTTCAGCATCCACTACGTGGCCAGCTATCTCAAACTACGTCGCCTGGGGCACAATACGGCCACTGCGCTGATTTACACCGCCCGCGATGTTGGGCCCGGTGTCTTCACGGGTGCCATCTCGACCGCGGCAGCTTTCTTCGCAGCTGGACTGACGGAGTTCACGGGCATTGCTGAACTGGGGATCATCGGCGGCGCAGGAATTTTGCTCTGCGTGCTGGCCACGGCAATTGTCCTCCCCTCGCTCATCTATCTGGTCGATCACAGCCGCGAGAACTTGCCCCTGCCAATCATTCTGCCCGCAGCAAGTTGGGTTCGCCCGCTCACACGGCACCCTTCGCTGACCATTGCAAGTACGCTGGCGATTACGCTCGTGCTGACGGCCGGTGTGGCGTGGGTGCGGTACGACCACAACCTGCTCAACCTGCAACCTGCCCATTTGGAGAGTTCCGAAATCGAGCGCGAGTTGTTCAGTCAACTCGACGACAGCGTATGGTTTGCCGTATCGATGTGCGATTCGAAAGAAGAGCTAGCGCAGCGGAAAGCAGCTTTCGAGAAGTTGCCGCAGGTTGCCAAGACCGAAGAGATCGGCTCGCTGCTGCCACGTTCGACCGCCCGCAAGCAGCAACAAATTGCCCAGATCCACGATTTGCTCGTCGATCTGCCACAGCGTCCCCTGCCGGTAACCATTCAAGCCGGCCGTCTGAAGCATGAAGTCGTGCGGGCTAGGCAACTGCTTGAGCGCGATACTCCCTACGACACTCCGCTGCAGCGTCAATTCGAAGCGCTCGCGCAGCAGATGAACTATCAAAGCGACGAACAACTGGCGGCCCGGCTAACAATGACATCCGCCGCCTTAGCCACCAATGCCCTCGCACCACTGCGGGCCCTGCGCGAGTTCAGCGACCCATCGCCACCGGTGCTAAACGATCTGCCGACCGAACTGACCGACCGTTATATCGGCAAGTCGCAGCGATATCTGATCAAGGTCTATGCCCGCGGCAACATCTGGGATCTCGATCGGCTGAGCAAATTCGTGGAACAAGTCGAATCGGTCGATCCCCACGTTACCGGCCATCCGGTGCAAACGTTCTACGCCTCGCAGCACATGCAGCAGAGTTATATCTATTCCGGCTGCTATGCCCTCATTGCCGTGTTCGTGCTGCTAATGCTCGACTTTCGCAATCTCTGGCATTCGCTCCTCGCCATGACTCCGCTGGGGCTCGGCTTCGTGCAAATGTGCGGGCTCATCGGCTGGTTCAATATTCCGTTCAACCCGGCGAATATGATCGGCCTGCCACTCATTATTGGAATCGGTCTCGACGAGGGATCTCATCTCGTTCACGAGATGCGCCGCCAGCGCGGCCGTTTCAAGCTCGAAGATTCGACCGTCATCGCTGTCATTCTAACTTCGGTCACCACCATGGCCGGCTTCGGCACGCTGATCCTCTCCCGACATCAAGGGCTCCGCAGCATGGGGCAACTCCTCACGCTGGGAGTTGGTCTCTGCCTCGCTTGCACCGTTCTGTTTCTCCCATCGCTATTGACCATTCTCACGCGCGACCGCAAACCGGAGCACGAAGAGGACGAAGAAGAAGCGATAGCACAATCGTTACCCACAGAAGAACTTCACGCCGTACCGATGCAGGTCGCTTCGCAGTCTGTGGTTGTTCCCGTGTTTGCAGAACCGGCAGCGGCAGAACCGACTTACGAAGACCACGTAGTTGATGAAGAAGATGAGTTCGCTCCCGACGAATACGAATCGACTGCAACCAATACCTTCGCTCCGATAGAATTGCCCGTAGCTGAGTCACCTGCTCTCGAGCCGGCGTCACCAGAACCACAAGTCTCGTATTATCGATTTGAGTTGCCAGTCGCCCCCGTTCCGCGACGCCACGACGACATTCTCACGCTCGAAATGCTCCGCGAGCGACTCCTGAACCCTCAGCAGCCAGCGGACGTGGTCGATCAGGCTGCGACTCCGCTGCCACCCACAAGCAGCGAGACCACTCGCATTGATCCTCCAACTGCGGAATTCTCGCCGCTGGTGTTTGGGCCGGTAACAACGCTCGTTCCCCGCCGCCGAGCCCTGCCGCGGCGAGTTGAACCGGTGGAAAACGGCCCTGTGGAATCGCAGTCCGATCAAGTAAACTAA